In the Telopea speciosissima isolate NSW1024214 ecotype Mountain lineage chromosome 6, Tspe_v1, whole genome shotgun sequence genome, ACTACACTTAATCCGTGATTGCATACGCTTTGATGATTGTGAGTGGATTGAATGGAATgaaatgtgaatatgtgataagATGAGTGATGGAATCTAAGTGCCGTGAGTGGGTGCCAAAATTCTGATTGCCATGATAGTATTGTGAGGAGAATAATATGAATAATAAATGACCGTGACGTGAATATGatggattgggttagggttgtaACCGGCCGACTGGTATAGGGCCGTATTATTATCTTGCATGtgtgtgtaagctagagggggcgagaggatTGCCGAGCCACTATGTCTATAGACTCAACATCTAGGCTGCGCATGTGTGTACCCTTGAATTGAAGTAGTTGTTTATTGGCTAGGTTATGACTTACCTAGTATAATGACCCTtatcaataggggtttaggtgttaggcAAGCCCATGGGTCCCGATCGTGTTTTTGGGATACCTCACCACGAAGTTCAGGCACTGGCTGTAGATTGGGTTGGACACCAGGACGGGGTTTGTATCAGGGGTTTGCAGACAAACTGGTGAGGGGTTTTGGTCTTGCAAGCTTCATTGTAGCATGGGTTTATCATTGTTGGAATGTCATCCAGTATATGGCATTATTTTCTAATGATGCTACCTGTGTTATAGTAGTAGTTGACCCGATTTAGAATTTTTCCGTTAGGGGGAATCAACaaatgcattcatgcatcatatgcaATGAGCATACATTAGCATGCATTACTATTGTATATATTATTGTATGATTGTGCGTGGTTTAATCGTTCACTTGGCTTttggaagctcatcccttggGAATCTTTTTTCAGATATAGGTGTAGGATTAGAGGAACTAGGCAATGGTGATTCAACGTATTAGTACTCTAATAGCTAACGTACTTAGCAACAACTAGTATTAGCAGTGTAGCTTAGTGCGGGCTTTAGGCCCATATGAGTTTTAGGATGTTTATTGAAGGTTgatgtaattaaataaaatttaacttttggaattttaattACTTGTATTTATACATATTACAAGTTAATATTTATAAACCTCAAAATGTTGGAATAAGATGCCACTTACTATATGATATCACCTATGTAGCTTCTGTACTCTAATAATCTATAAATGTTATATAGCATCCGCACACACAGTCTAATTTGATTTGTTACATGGAGTCGGTGACCCTAGTACTACAAAGTATAGTTACTGATGTTGGTGTGGAATATAAGGGGTATTCCAGTCACATGACCCTAGGGGTAGGGAGTGGGGAGTGATAGTTTGTTTCCTGGAGTGTTTGAAGAACACATgaagggcatgggtttaaaatgtatggggagtTGGCTTTTGATGTACAtatgggagattgttggatgtaTGTGTCGATCAAATGTGGTTCAATCCAGTTCGACCTGTTTATTGTGTTTCTAAcatttcatatatttttctttaatatgatcacatgtgatatgaactttttgagcaatgtatgtgCATAAGTTCaacttatcatatggtcgtcgcattgtatgcctagacatgttgatgtcagggtatgaatacAAGTACAAGTACTCACATGGATGTGTATTGgcaaaaaaatgtatttttttatcGATTACCTCATATATAACGGCTAggtgtaggtttgggatagacatgtatcACTGAGAACCAATGCCTTAGAGGGTCTTGTCATTGGATGATGTGAatgtattctttggttcaccaattaCTGAGgttatttttttggagaaaacCAATTTCTGAggttcaagagaactaaagAAAGTGTTCAGGGAATGCttaaatattatgtgagtgaaagagtcactcaaaaTGGTCTCCACTTCTCGATTGAGGAACATTAAGGGGAGTTAGTCTGTGGATGGTTGGATAAGAATCAGGATCCTGTAACATTTTTGTCAGATGGTTTTGCAAAAcaaattttcacataaaatgataaattataattatattttacattaaattaTTTAATCGTGTTTTGTGGATTCCGATCATGTACACAAATGCTTTGATATGAacatgtaccatggaatggAGTTTGgtagtactagtgtacatgccctaaattccatgatgatgttgtttagtggagggttaATGCATAGTCATTATGCAAGGGTATTTTTAGGATTTGCTAATTAATAATTACTTTGTATCATTTTAAATGGAATTGatgtaaaatttaattaaaggCCCATTatagattaaaattttaattattttatttttcccttttagattctacttcttcactaattagaagtccATCAAGGTTGTAagtcaaataagagatagtgtcagactctcactgggaatcAGGAGGCTCATTAGGGCCTCACCCATTTAAACACACCAAGGGGACTACCAGCCATGCTTGGGCGATTCCCCCCTTCTGGtgatcgtctctctctctctctcttctcccttactctcttgctctcttgagtTGTAAGatcaattagggttttggaaaccctaggtTTTTAGATTGGGTCCAATGGTTTTTGGAGAATAAATTATGGTTTGGCTTGAGGATCTTCTACTACATTAAGGAGATTCAAGTTGGGCCTTTCTTGAAGGGCTTgttaggggaagaaccattatctggaggagcAATACTTGAGGCTCTATAGGTTAGTAGATCTTGATGTTTGTTTTATGCATTAAGAGTGTTTTAATTACTtgataatcatgggatgtgaaagaaatccAAATCGATCTATTTTCCATTGCACATTCAAGTATGAGATGAATCCTTTTTTCCATTGGACGGAAAAGAGATGACTGTCTCAATTATTGTGGATCCCCTAATTTTTATGGGATAAAAAAGAGAGCGCTTGGTACAAAAATTTACACTAAATGCTAATAGGGTTACAATAGGGTTCCGATGGGTAACCATGGGGTTACCCTTAGAGTACCATGGGTAACCATGGGGTGACCCAGATTTTCTGATACTTATAAACCAAAGATGATCCCATGACTATTCCTACAATATTCATTATGGATAAGGGTTATATGTTAAGACATTAATGTGAGTGTAATTATATAATGGTTATGTGATGAGATGAGAATGTCTATGATGTTTGTGAGTAAATGTGAATGATGGGGTCCAAGTGCAGTCAGTGGGCACCAGACTTGGGATCGCCCTATGGTATTTACTTGTTGCTCATGTAGAAGTAACTTGCATTAGAGATAAATGCTGCATTAGGATGGAAACGGGTTTGTGACCGGCTAgccattattttggtatcataGTCATCATACTCTTGTATGTGGATGAGTAAGCTAGAGGAGGTGAGAGGATAACCAGGCCGACCGTTGTTTTGGCACTATGGATTCGACCTCTAGCCTACGCATATGCATACCCCTCTCATGCAATAGTTTTATATTGGTTAGGATTTGATGTACCCAATATTATGACCCTTATcgataggggtttaggtgtcggCAAGCCCATTGGCGTGGCCCGCTGAGAAGTTTAGGTGCCAACCATATTTCAGATTGAACGCTAGGACGTGGTTTGTATAGGGGGTTTGTGGACAATCTCATGGAGGAGTCCAGTATCGCAGGCTTCCATAGTAACTTGAGTTTGTCATCATCAGATTGTCATCCATTTTATGGCACCGGGGCCTGGATGCTACCTATGGGTTATAGTAGTACTAGAACCAGACTTAGTTacgatgttaggtggaaaatcaacAAAggaattcatgcatcatatgtacTGAGTGTTGTGTATACATACTTGTGCTTGCTTATTTGATCTAATTGCTCATTGGGCTTGGTGAAGCTCATCCCTCAAGGGTCCTCTCTTTTGAGATATGGATGTAGGTCTGGTGGACCCAGTTGAGGTTGACCCAGCATATCAGTGCGGTAACAAATTTGATGTTTGGGGTGATCCTAACAAGTTGGATCATGGACCCAATTGCACTAGTGAGGCGTGTGCCTATGGAGTACAATAGTGTTGGGGCTTGAGGCCCATTTAAACATTCAACTTTATTTTAACAGTTGGGCTGTAATTAAATACAATAGTGTTCTTTGATTACGATATATTGGTGTATATATTTAGTATGATTTTGATAAACTTGGGATCTTGGAATAAGATGCAACTTACTTATATGATATCATTCGTCTAGCTTCCGCACTTTGACATTATGATTATGTTATATTACTTCCACTTCTACTCTGATTATGATCACATTACTGGGTTGATGAACTTGGTATTGCAAGGATAGATCCTAGTGTTGGTAGGGGATACGGGGTATCCTAGTCACACTACCCAGTGTTAGGGAGTGGGGTGTTTGGTGCTTTGCCAATTATTTTTGTacactcttttttctttttttagtacaaatgatcttgtagaaaaaaaaaaacagacataattttcttattttaaaaattgagttTCATCCAAATATGTAATTTTTGTGAGACTGTTGGACTATATAGTAGAAGACAACTACTAGAGTAGTTGATCGATGCCTTGCCAATAGTGTAGTCTCCTAAGAGGTTATTAGTTCGACAATCATGTCTTCACCATGTGCCTTAAGAAAACCCCTTCCCTCTTCCCCTGCCCATTTTTACATGGTCACTCTCTAGTATTTGTAATCAAAGTCCTATGGGGCAACCTAAATGTATagaccaaaaaaataagaaacaaatgaTATATAGTTCCCCTAATGAGGTCAACAAGTTGACCCATTGATTGGAAATTGGAATTAATTAGACTAGTCTGACATGTTAATAGTAATGACATCCTTCTTCCTAAAGAACATTaattggtaattttttttttttttttgaatggcGAGTGGAAGGCTGGCATCGGTGTTCCAATCGGAAAAGGAGCTCTTTGGTGATGCGGATAAGGATGAAGAGTAGGATCATGGTGGTGTTAGGGTTGAGGCCAGGGGTTGCCCGGCTGCTAATCCCACTAAAGAGGACATAGTTGAGGCCAATCTGTTGCAGTCGCAGAAGGGAAGAGGTAAGTCTTTTGCCAAGGCTGTGGGGACCTCTTCCCTCCCTGATGTGGAAAGGTTGCCCTCTTCGATCCATCAGGGACGGATGACGAGAGTTAAGATTCCGCAAGGAACTTATGAAGCTCAGATTAAGAAGTTCAAGAATGCATTGATCGAAAGACTTAATACTCAACAGGTTCTGCTCTACCAGTTGAGAACTGTTATTAAGAATTCTTGGTTTCTCAAGGGATCGGTGGAGTTAACTCCGATTGGAAGGGGTTTTgtgatctctctcttctctctggAATCGGATATGTCCATGATCTATAGGAGAAGCCCTGTTAGGGTAGGAAATTAGTTTATCCGTTTCCAATGGTGGTGCCTTGATTTCAATGTGAACAACAATCATCTTACTCGTAAGTTGGTCTGGGTTCGCTTCCCTGACCTCCCCTTAGAGTATTGGCATCCTGAGCTCCTCTTATTGTTAGCAAAGGCCTTGGGCTCTCCTGTTGCCCTTGATAAGAGAACGAGGGAAGGCTCTGCAGGGCAATTTACGAGGGTTTTGGTTAATCTTGATTTAGCAACTCCTCGGCTTGACGAGATTATGGTGGAGAGGTAGAACCCAGGCTCCTCGGTGCGTTTCTGGTTCAAACAACAGGTGGTTTATGAGGATAATCTGCTCCACTGTGGATTTTGTAAAAGGGTAGGACATGCGATTAGTGTGTGCAAGGCGCGGTTAGCGCATGAGTCTAAGTACGCTAGGAATGAAGGCGAAGTTCCAGCGGGGCTTGGCGGTATTGATGGCATGGGAGGTGGTGCATCTAGGCCCCCCCTTGGTTCACTCTGATGGTGAGGTTGGTCTGAATGTGGATCAGTTTGATCGTCAGGTTGTTCCGGTGGAGAGTCAGCATGATGTTGAGATTGAGGGGGGTGGTGCCTCCCTTGTAGGTGGTGGTTCCTTTGTTGCAGCGGGTGGCTCTCCGATTGGGGAAGGTGATGCTTCAAATTTGGAAAGATCCTCTTCTCCGTCAGATCAGGGAGGTATGCCTACTATCTTGGAAAGTGGATTATCATTAGCTTTGCATGGGGAGAGATTAGAGGATAGTATGGTTGTAGAGGATCACGTCAGCTGGGCCTTTCATCTATTGATGTGGGCATGGGTCGCTCCAATAGGCGACTTGGTGGGGGTAGTAGTGAACTATCGGGTGGCTCAGGTGGTACCCACAGAACCCGTTTCTCTCCTTCTTTAGACTGTGGTGCCGTAAAGATGGCCCTCCCCAAAGGGAATCTGGAGGTAGTGCTTCCTGTAGGTGACACCCACGTCGTTGATTCTATTACGGACTCGACCTTCAAAAATGGCAGGCTAGTGATTCATGCTTTGTCACCCCACCACGAGGTTGAGGTGGCGGATATTGATTACGGGGCGTTGGCAGCAAAGAAGGTGGGCGCTTAAATGCGTCATAAGCAGCGTAAAAGCAACAAGGCTCCGGAGGGGGAACCTAGCTTACAAAAGCGGTCGAACCACTTAGCTTCTAAAAACATTAGTTTTCAATGAAGGTCCTCTTTTGGAACATTAGAGGAATTAGAAAGAAAGCTGGCCGTCTGGCATTGGCATCTTTGCTTAGGAGTCACAACCCAGAAGTGGTGTGTATCACTGAGCCGAAAGTGGAATTGAGCAGcttcccctctctttttttcaataaattagGCTATGCAGCTAACTTCACCTATAACGATCGAGTGGGGTCTGTCCCTAACTTATGGGTGGTTTGGAAGCTTGGTTTGCAGAAGTTGGGTGTGATCTCTTCATCGGATCAGCATATTTCTTTCTCCATGAATTGGAATGGCTAGGTGGTGTGTGTTTCAGTGGTGCACGCCAATTGCTTTCGAGCTATGCGCAAAAATCTTTGGCTGAAGTTGACAGGTTTGAATGTGGTTATGGAGCCGTGGCTGGTGGTAGGTGATTTTAACACCACTCTCTTGTCTTTTGAGAAGCAGGGCTCGGGTGCTTTCTCTATGGGCTCGGCTCTAGAGTTTGGAGCGATGATTGACTCTTGTTCTCTGCTGCCTATTGATTCGTCAGGTAATAAGTTTACTTGGTCCAATAGTAGGAGAAGGGGCCAAGTGGATGCAGTCTTGGATAGGAGCTTGTGTAACTCCAAGTGGTTGGAATTTTTCCAAGCCTGTACTCAAAGTGTTCTCTAGAGGGTGGCTTATGTCCCTCACCACTGCTCATCTCTTCAAGTCAGTTGGGTCATCCAAAAAATGCCCCTTTCAGATTTCATAAATTTTGGGTCGAAAGTCCAAATTTTTTGGAGGTGGTGAAGCACTCTTGGGCTATCCCGATCAGGGGCACCCCCTTGTTTATTCTTTGCCAAAAGCTTAAACATCTCAAGCCTGAGCTTCGGTCTTGGGCTCGTGAGGAGTTTCCAAACTTGGATGTCGCACTCAAAGAGGCCAAGGTGGTTCTTGAGGATGGTCAGGAGGCGTTGGAGGTCATTGGTGAAAATGTTGTGCTGTTTGGGTTAGAATTGGATGCCAAGTCTACTTATCTCAATGCCCtgaaaaattctaaaaaattaTGGCACAAAAAATCTAGAATCAAATGGTTGAGAGAAGGTGATCGAAACTCAAAATTCTTTCATGTCTCAACGTTGATTAAGAGATCGAAGGCGCATATTCGTGCTCTCAAGGACCCGGAGGGTGCTTGGGTTTTGGATCCGGGGGAGGTTGCAAATCTGATCTCGAGTTTCTTCGAGAATTTTCATAAAGCTGTTCCCTTAGAGGAGCACTTGGATCTGCTTGATGTCATTCCGCAGCTGATTGATGATAGGGACCTAGTGGTTTTGGAAGTTGTGCGGGACTCTAGAGAGATTAAATCGGCTATGTGGGATCTTGATCTTGATAGCTCGCCTGGTCCAGATGTTTTCAGGGGATTTTCTTCAGGCAGCGTTGGAATATCATTGAGAGGGATGTCTGTCGGGCTGTTTCTAGCTTTTACAAAGAAGGAATCATTCCTAAAGGGGTAAACAACTGTTTAATCTCCTTGATTCCAAAGGTGGAGGGGGCAGTGTCCCTAGATTAATTTCGCCCTATCTGTATGGGGAACTTTGTTTGTAAAATCAATTCGAAGATCCTTGCCTCTAGACTTGGTGTTCTGCTCCCTCGCCTGATCTCTAAGGAACAGGGGGCCTTTTAGAAAGGGAAAGTTATTTCTTCCAACATATGTCTTGCTTCAGAGCTGGCTAACTTGATGCATAAATCTATTAGGGGCGGTGGCATTGGCGTGAAGGTGGATATTTCTAAAGCTTACGACtccctctcttgggattttcttttcaaagttTAGAAGAAGTTTGGCTTTAGTGATCGATGGGTGTCTTGGATTCATCAGCTGCTCTCCTCAACTCGCATCTCAATTTTGGTTAACGGGGGTCCTGTTGGTTTCTTTGGTGTGGAAAGGGGTCTTCGTCAGGGtgatcccctccccccctcttttcatCCTTGTCTAGGAGGTCTTATGTAGAGGCTTGAAAAGAATGGTGGATTTGCTGCAGATTCTTTCCCTAAGAGGTCCTAGGGAGGTGGTTACCCTAGGACACTTATTATTTGCTGacgatatttttattttctgtaatgACTCTCTCAGGTATGTCCGGGTGTTGAAGGAGTTCCTGGAAAAGTACCAAAATTTCTCAGGCCAGAAAATAAATCATGAGAAAAGTAAACTTTTTTGCGGAGCAATAGCCCCCTCGAGAAGGCGTAGAATTTTTGAAGTGCTGAATATTCCTCTTTGTTCTGCCATGGTCCTTCCTGTAGTGGATAAATTCAAAAGTAGGCTATTAGGGTGGAAGGGGAAACTCCTCTCTCTTGCAGGAAGGGTGCAGTTGGTGAAGTCGATCATGCTTAGCATCCCGATTCATAACTTCTCCACTTATTGGTGGCCTTCTTCCTTGGTGTCGCTTATGGAAAAATGGAttagaaattttatttggtCGGGTGATATTGAGTCAAGGAAGCTTGTGACGGTTAAGTGGGACTTGATGTGTAGACCGAAATAGGAAGGTGGTCTGGGGATCAGGAAATTGAGAGATGTGAATTTAGCCTTGCTCTGCAAATTGGTGTGGTCCATCAAGCATGAAAACACCCTGGTGAGTAAGTTCTTGCATGGTAGGTTTATTGATGGTGATGGGAACTTAAAACCCCTTCCTCTCCCACTTCAATTTGGTCGGGTATTAGAAGAGCTTCTGTAGTGCAGCACCGTGAAAGATGGATTGTGGGTGATGGTACCTCCATTAACTTTTGGAATGACCACTGGCTTGGGAGTTCTTCAATTGTTGAGGCCTCAGGTTTGCCAGAGGAGTGGTTTATTGATAAGAAGGCAAGAGTTTTTGATTTCATAAAGAACTTTTCTTGGTCTCTCCTCTCAGTCCAATCTGAGGTTCTTAAGAGGATTTTTTATGATGTCCATAAAGTGGCCCTCGCTCCCTTCTCTGTCGCCGATGACTGTTGCTGGGGTCCCTCCATCTCAGGCAAATTTAGCTCTTGGTCTGCTTGGGACTGTGTTCGGAGTAATAACCTAGTCGTCCCTTGGGGTAAGGTGATTTGGAACAAATCTTTGCTTCCTCGACATTCTATCTTTGCTTGGAGATTGGTCCTCCGAAAGATCCCATCCCAAGAGGCGCTGCGCTTGAAAGGCTAACACCTCTCTTCCAGATGTTTGCTTTGCTATAGTGCTTCAGAATCTCTCTCCCACCTGTTCTTGAGGTGTGACTTCTCTATTGGCCTGTGGAAGTTCTTTCTAGATTTTTTTGGTGTTGTTTGGCCGGATTTCTTCTCGTTTGAGGATTTGCTTGCCTGGTGGTCTTCTAAAAGTAAGGTGGTGCCTATGCCGAATGCTTAGGATGTTGGAGCTGTGCTTATTCCTTTCTTAATTTGGAGGGAATGTAATAGTAGACTGTTTGAGGCTACAGAGAGACAGCTTGCTGCTTCCTTCCATGCCTTGCTCTCCTCCATCAAGGagatctccttctccttcaatcgGCCGGTGAAAAATCAATCTGATCTACTGTGTGCTCGTCTCCTTCATATCCCTATTCTTCCTCGTCCTAGGCAGGTTGTTCAAGAGGTGTAGTGGAGTAGACCTCCAGTTGGTTGGGTCAAGCTGAATTTAGATGGGCGttcttttggaaacccaagcAGGGCAGGGGCAGCTGGGATTTTGTGTGATGTTAACGCGGTTCCTATTGGGGCTTTTGGTATTATTTTGGGGGTTTCATCTAATTACTTGGCTGAGTTCTCGGCTGTTCTCCATGGGATCCACCTTGCCAAGGAGAAGGGTGTCACCCGCTTGTGGATTGAATGTGACTCGGCAGCTGTTTGGATGGCTTTTCAAGGGAGGTCCATGCGGTGGCAGATGCGTCAGTTGTGGCTTTCTATTTGGCCTTTCTTGAACTCCATCGAGTGGAAGATTAGTCATTGTTTCCATGAAGCAAACCATGTGGCTGACTTCCTTGCGAAGTACTCGGCTAAAAGTGCTTGTACAGTTTTTTGGGATGCAAGCCTCCCCCCTTCTTTAAATGGCCTTTTGCTAGATGATGCTCTAGGGCGGCAGAGATTCAGATTTTGCTAGCCGGTTTGGTTGTTGTTGGTTGAGTTGTGTGTGAGGACTTGGTCCTCCCCTTGTTGCTGTATCTGACTGGGTTTGCCAGGTCTTCtctcttgtattttcttttttccttttaatacaattcttgctgatctttagccaaaaaaaaatattaatgaaACCATCAATCATTAATGGTATAAATTCTATGTATCTAAGATTGAAAATTGGAATTACAAAAACTGGTTTGACCTCTTACTAAtgaaatttccctttttcctgcataacaaaaataaaatcttcaatCATTAATTGTATAGACTAATTATCTATGGACTGATGTGTTGAATACTTGACCCTCTCCTAGGTAACCCTTTTTGCAACTCTAACCCGTGACCTAGTGCCccactttgataccaaatgttaagtACATGACCGACAtgccaaaagctccaaagctgaTGGAATACGTTAAATCAAAACCTTTAACCTCCCATACTAGGTTGGCCCAATCTATCACCCATATAATAGATCGAGTCCCATTGGGAACATAACATAATTAGATTTGACTCTGTTTTcttaatttataataaatggatCAACGTTTTCTGCGGGGAAATGTGGCCTTAATGCGAGCGTGAGCCAATGAGTGCATGTTAGTATCATGAGGGTGGACTTTTTGCCTTTCacgggggtagggtggtcattttttcCCCTCAGTGTCTAGTCATAGGTGGTACACTTCTCTACAGAGAATTTTGTCCATAATAAATTTTCTCACTTTTTCTCTGATACACACTCTAGCACTTGCCTCCAAATTATCAAAGCATTCCTTAGACTGGCTGGGTTTATTCTTCACATTAAAGACTTCCCATTTTTTGCATTGACTTAAGACGTTTCCTGTCACATTCTTCAGTTACACATTTacttgccctttttttttggaaagaatACATTTACTTTCCCAGCTTCCATTTAATTTAGGATATGTAGGTACCCCTTTAACCTCAGGTTTAGTAGCAATTCTCAATTATAAATCTCATGTCCTTAGCCATTTTGGTGACATTCTATTCCTTATCATCAAATAGCTTCAATGGCTTTCATAGAGACTTTGTTATCTCTAATTTCTCTACTCTCAAGTGCTTTGCTACTACATGCAGTTATTGAAGGTCCAAAGCCCATCACTCTAAGTCTTATTCACCCATTTTCGCCCCACTCACCTTTCTATCCAGGGAACATAACAGATATGGAGAAGATTGATATACTTATTCATGTCACAAACGCTCGTATTCATCATCTATTATCGATGATGAGAGAACGAAACTGGAATGGTAGCAGTGAGGTTGACGACATAGTGGCAACAGTGCAATACACTGGTATTTACTTTGTAGCACAGGTGGGTATAGGTTCATTTCCAGCTTTTTCTGGCCAAAAGGGGATGCcttatttgttgatgattgaTACTGGAAGTGATTTAACATGGGTTCAATGTGAAGGTTGCAATCCTTGCTTTCCCCTACAACAACCTAATTTTCCATACAACAGATCTCAGAGTTACAAGTCTATTCCTTGTGGTGACCCAACATGTCCAACTCCAAACCAGGATTGCTTTCAATCATTTTGTGGATTCAGGATAGATTATGGGGAGGAGGACCCTCCAACCTCAACAACAGGAGCCATTATAAGAGAGACCTTAACCTTCCCTTCTGATTTTGGAGGTACAGAATCTTACAACGATTTATTCTTGGGTTGTAGCTTTATGAactaccaccatgaatttggacAACCGAATAAAATTGGTGGGATTTTGGGCTTAGGGTTGGGATACACCGAAACTCTTCCCTTCCTGAATCAAGTAGGCAAAAAACGATTTTCTTATTGCCTATTAAACTCTGAACACACCAATTCTCAGTTATATATTGGAGGTACAAAGATGGTAGGACCACAAGTGCTATCAACACCATTGCTAAGAGGATCAAATGAAGCACTATACTATTTGGACTTACAGGATATTAGTATCCAAAATATTCATCTTAGACTCCAAGGATTGTTTTCTGGGGGTTCTGCCATAGATTCAGGATGTCCGATAACTATACTTCTTCCTAATGTTTATGCTCGTGTGAGAATTGGCTTTGTTCAGTACTTCGAACAGTTTCATATTCAACCATACAGTAGTGGAAGTAGACCAAA is a window encoding:
- the LOC122665689 gene encoding aspartic proteinase CDR1-like; protein product: MAFIETLLSLISLLSSALLLHAVIEGPKPITLSLIHPFSPHSPFYPGNITDMEKIDILIHVTNARIHHLLSMMRERNWNGSSEVDDIVATVQYTGIYFVAQVGIGSFPAFSGQKGMPYLLMIDTGSDLTWVQCEGCNPCFPLQQPNFPYNRSQSYKSIPCGDPTCPTPNQDCFQSFCGFRIDYGEEDPPTSTTGAIIRETLTFPSDFGGTESYNDLFLGCSFMNYHHEFGQPNKIGGILGLGLGYTETLPFLNQVGKKRFSYCLLNSEHTNSQLYIGGTKMVGPQVLSTPLLRGSNEALYYLDLQDISIQNIHLRLQGLFSGGSAIDSGCPITILLPNVYARVRIGFVQYFEQFHIQPYSSGSRPKGVPILDLCFPNPSGFDRYPTMTFHFRGANLVVQPDGIFMFGRNYICVLLKSGPVTLIGAFQQTQHKFSYDFELGDRGRGEIGALRFAPQDCGSPA